In one Candidatus Palibaumannia cicadellinicola genomic region, the following are encoded:
- the accA gene encoding acetyl-CoA carboxylase carboxyl transferase subunit alpha: MSIHFLDFEQPIADIEAKIDSLTSVSSKNETCDINLNEEIQRLREKSIELTRKIFSNLSTWQIAQLARHPRRPYMLDYVRYIFTDFDELAGDRAYADDKAIVGGLARIDLRPVMIIGHQKGRETKDKIYRNFGMPAPEGYRKALRLMDMADRFSIPLLTFIDTPGAYPGIGAEERGQSEAIATNLREMTGLRVPIISTVIGEGGSGGALAIGIGDKVNMLKYSTYSVISPEGCASILWKNVDKAPLAAEAMGISAMRLKELELIDSIIPEPLGGAHRDVPTIAASLKKQLLFDLAELDEMNEEELLNRRYQRIMKYGYC; the protein is encoded by the coding sequence ATGAGTATCCATTTTCTTGATTTTGAACAGCCTATTGCCGATATAGAAGCAAAGATTGACTCGTTGACATCAGTTAGTAGTAAAAATGAAACATGTGATATTAATCTCAATGAAGAGATTCAGCGCTTACGTGAAAAAAGCATAGAACTGACTAGGAAAATTTTTTCGAATCTAAGTACATGGCAGATTGCTCAGTTGGCACGGCATCCCCGTCGACCATACATGCTAGATTATGTACGGTATATCTTTACCGATTTTGACGAACTAGCAGGTGATCGCGCTTATGCCGACGATAAAGCTATCGTCGGCGGATTAGCACGCATAGATTTGCGTCCAGTGATGATAATTGGGCACCAGAAAGGACGGGAAACTAAAGATAAGATCTATCGTAACTTTGGTATGCCAGCCCCAGAAGGTTATCGTAAAGCATTACGCTTAATGGATATGGCTGATCGATTTAGTATACCACTCTTAACATTTATCGATACCCCCGGTGCCTATCCAGGTATCGGTGCGGAGGAGCGTGGTCAGTCCGAAGCTATTGCTACAAATTTACGTGAGATGACTGGCTTACGAGTCCCGATTATTAGTACCGTGATAGGTGAGGGTGGATCTGGTGGAGCATTAGCTATTGGTATTGGGGATAAGGTGAATATGCTTAAATACAGCACTTACTCAGTAATATCGCCAGAAGGCTGTGCGTCTATATTGTGGAAAAACGTTGATAAAGCGCCGCTCGCAGCTGAAGCAATGGGAATCAGCGCTATGCGCCTCAAAGAGCTTGAACTTATTGATAGTATCATACCAGAACCTCTAGGTGGCGCTCATCGCGATGTACCTACGATTGCTGCTTCCTTAAAAAAACAGCTACTGTTTGATCTAGCAGAATTAGATGAAATGAACGAAGAAGAACTACTCAACCGTCGTTATCAACGTATAATGAAATACGGTTATTGTTAA
- the rppH gene encoding RNA pyrophosphohydrolase has protein sequence MIDDDGYRPNVGIVICNIDGQVLWARRYKQNSWQFPQGGINTGETAEQAMYRELFEEVGLSRKDVSLLTSTRNWLRYKLPKRLVRWDTKPICIGQKQKWFLLQLVCQDVEINMQRGEIPEFDGWRWVSFWYPVRQVVSFKRDVYRRVMKEFSNVVIPLQWHDTATQEPVVTYKRKTSV, from the coding sequence GTGATCGATGATGATGGCTACCGCCCGAATGTTGGTATTGTAATCTGCAATATAGATGGACAGGTATTATGGGCTAGGCGATATAAACAAAACTCTTGGCAATTTCCACAAGGTGGTATTAATACTGGTGAGACTGCTGAACAAGCTATGTACCGTGAATTGTTTGAAGAAGTAGGGTTAAGCCGCAAAGATGTTAGTCTCTTAACTTCAACACGTAATTGGTTACGTTATAAGCTTCCTAAGCGGCTCGTACGCTGGGACACCAAGCCGATATGTATCGGTCAGAAGCAAAAATGGTTTTTGTTACAACTAGTATGTCAGGATGTAGAAATCAATATGCAGCGCGGGGAGATACCAGAATTTGATGGCTGGCGATGGGTTAGCTTTTGGTATCCGGTTCGTCAGGTAGTTTCCTTTAAACGGGACGTGTACCGTAGAGTGATGAAGGAATTTTCTAACGTAGTAATACCGCTACAGTGGCATGATACTGCAACACAAGAGCCGGTTGTGACTTATAAAAGAAAAACAAGTGTTTAA
- the mutH gene encoding DNA mismatch repair endonuclease MutH, which produces MSTLFKLFIPMKPPANERELLRRAKALAGFSLGELAAHATIVIPDSLKRYKGWIGALLEQYLGASAGNKPEQDFAAIGIELKTIPVDRNGRPLETTFVCVAPLTGNSGMTWEVSYVRYKLARVLWIPVEGQREIPLAQRRIGTPLLWSPDSQEVLQLQCDWEALMDLIVLGKIKHITASHGEVLQLRPKAANSRSLTTAIGELGQPIRTIPLGFYLKKNFTGQLLARNFLV; this is translated from the coding sequence ATGAGCACACTTTTTAAGCTTTTTATTCCGATGAAACCTCCAGCTAATGAAAGAGAACTATTGCGCCGTGCTAAAGCGCTGGCTGGTTTTTCTCTTGGAGAACTAGCTGCGCATGCAACTATAGTTATACCAGACAGCCTTAAGCGATATAAAGGTTGGATCGGTGCATTACTGGAACAATATCTTGGTGCGAGCGCAGGTAATAAGCCTGAGCAAGACTTTGCAGCCATTGGTATTGAATTAAAAACTATTCCAGTAGATAGAAATGGCCGACCGCTAGAAACAACCTTTGTCTGCGTAGCCCCACTTACCGGTAATAGTGGTATGACATGGGAAGTAAGCTATGTCCGCTATAAGTTAGCGCGAGTTTTATGGATCCCAGTAGAGGGACAACGTGAAATACCTTTAGCTCAACGGCGCATCGGTACTCCGCTATTGTGGAGCCCAGATTCACAAGAAGTACTCCAGTTACAGTGCGATTGGGAGGCACTCATGGATCTGATTGTATTAGGTAAAATCAAGCATATTACTGCTAGCCATGGTGAAGTACTACAATTACGGCCAAAAGCTGCTAATAGTAGGTCTTTAACTACAGCTATTGGTGAGTTAGGGCAACCAATTCGAACTATACCGCTAGGTTTTTACCTCAAAAAGAACTTTACTGGTCAGTTACTAGCACGTAATTTTTTAGTATAG
- the lgt gene encoding prolipoprotein diacylglyceryl transferase has product MITKYLSFPQIDPVLFSLGPVSLHWYGMMYLVGFLFAMWMGMRYVNKPYSDWTTKEVEHLLYICFLGLFIGGRIGYIIFYNLQLFLNNPLYLFKVWDGGMSFHGGLIGVITVIFWFAGRTKRHFFQVSDLIAPMVPFGLGVGRLGNFINGELWGRVTTDTSWAMLFPGSRNADQALLLTNPELRLLFEQYGMLPRHPSQLYEMILEGLVLFIIMNLFIYKQRPIGSVSGLFLICYGVFRIIVEFFREPDIQLGLLNGIMSMGQILSVPMILAGTIIIFWAYCRLT; this is encoded by the coding sequence ATGATCACAAAATATCTATCTTTTCCTCAGATAGACCCGGTTTTGTTTTCTTTGGGTCCAGTTTCTTTGCATTGGTATGGTATGATGTATCTAGTAGGCTTTCTATTTGCCATGTGGATGGGAATGCGATACGTCAACAAGCCTTATAGTGATTGGACAACAAAAGAAGTAGAACATTTGTTGTATATATGTTTTCTTGGTCTCTTTATTGGCGGGCGTATTGGTTATATTATATTTTATAACTTACAGCTATTTTTAAATAATCCACTGTATTTATTTAAAGTATGGGATGGTGGAATGTCATTCCATGGCGGTCTGATTGGTGTTATTACGGTCATTTTTTGGTTCGCAGGCCGCACCAAAAGACATTTTTTCCAAGTATCTGATTTGATAGCACCAATGGTTCCGTTTGGCCTAGGAGTCGGACGATTAGGTAATTTTATTAATGGTGAGCTCTGGGGCAGAGTCACCACTGATACGAGTTGGGCAATGTTATTCCCAGGTTCTAGGAATGCTGATCAAGCACTACTACTTACGAATCCAGAATTAAGATTGCTATTTGAGCAATATGGTATGCTACCTCGTCACCCGTCTCAGTTATATGAAATGATACTTGAAGGTTTAGTGTTATTTATCATTATGAATCTTTTCATTTATAAGCAGCGTCCAATAGGTAGCGTATCTGGCTTGTTCCTCATTTGTTATGGAGTATTCCGCATTATAGTAGAATTTTTCCGCGAACCTGATATTCAATTAGGATTATTGAACGGTATCATGAGTATGGGACAGATTCTTTCTGTGCCAATGATTCTTGCCGGTACCATTATTATCTTCTGGGCTTATTGCCGCCTGACTTAA
- the metC gene encoding cystathionine beta-lyase, with protein MAKKLATMLTSVGRDQKFTHGAVNTVIQRASSIVFDSVQKQKQAAAGRSSGELFYGRRGTLTHFALQQAMVELESGAGCALYPCGAAAVTHAILSFVSAGGHILVTSSAYEPTQNFCKHILGKMNITTTWFDPLIGAGISDLIRHNTQIIMLESPGSITMEVQDIPAIVQAVRVKKPTIVIMLDNTWSAGVLLKALDLGVDISIQAGTKYIIGHSDGMIGTAVANARCWDQLREQSYLMGQMVDADTAYMASRGLRTLGIRLQQHEENGLCIAHWLTQRSEVAMVNHPALPGCKGHEVFIRDFSGASGLFSFVLKQRLSDTQLANYLNNFKYFSIAYSWGGFESLILAHQPEELSAIRPAGGIDFTGTLVRLHIGLENSDDLIKDLSEGFTRIA; from the coding sequence ATGGCTAAAAAATTAGCAACAATGCTCACAAGCGTCGGTAGAGACCAAAAATTTACCCATGGCGCAGTTAATACAGTGATACAACGTGCATCCTCAATAGTGTTCGATTCAGTCCAAAAACAAAAACAAGCCGCTGCGGGACGCAGCTCCGGCGAGTTGTTTTATGGTCGCCGCGGTACTCTAACCCATTTTGCGCTGCAGCAGGCGATGGTAGAGTTGGAAAGTGGCGCGGGCTGCGCCCTTTATCCTTGCGGAGCAGCGGCGGTAACTCATGCTATTCTTTCTTTTGTATCTGCAGGTGGTCATATTTTAGTTACTAGTTCTGCTTATGAACCAACCCAAAACTTCTGCAAGCATATTTTAGGAAAAATGAATATCACGACTACTTGGTTTGATCCACTAATAGGCGCAGGCATCAGTGATTTAATTAGGCATAATACTCAGATTATTATGCTCGAATCACCGGGTTCCATAACTATGGAGGTGCAAGATATTCCTGCCATCGTGCAGGCAGTACGTGTGAAAAAACCTACTATTGTTATTATGCTTGATAATACCTGGTCAGCTGGAGTATTACTTAAGGCATTAGATTTAGGAGTAGATATTTCTATTCAAGCAGGCACGAAATATATTATTGGTCACTCTGATGGAATGATCGGTACAGCAGTGGCTAATGCTCGTTGCTGGGATCAGTTGCGTGAGCAATCATATCTAATGGGACAAATGGTTGATGCTGATACGGCTTATATGGCTTCGAGGGGATTACGTACGCTTGGTATCCGGTTACAACAGCATGAGGAAAATGGACTATGTATTGCACACTGGCTAACTCAACGCTCTGAGGTAGCAATGGTTAACCATCCAGCACTACCGGGATGTAAAGGACACGAAGTTTTCATACGCGATTTTAGCGGTGCTAGTGGTCTATTTTCTTTTGTTCTTAAACAGAGGCTGAGTGATACTCAGCTTGCCAATTATCTAAATAATTTCAAATATTTTAGTATCGCTTACTCCTGGGGAGGTTTTGAATCATTAATTCTAGCTCACCAGCCAGAAGAGCTCTCCGCTATTCGTCCTGCTGGTGGTATAGACTTCACTGGTACATTAGTACGGCTACATATCGGGCTAGAAAATAGCGATGATTTGATCAAAGATTTATCCGAGGGCTTTACACGTATTGCATAA
- the thyA gene encoding thymidylate synthase: MKQYLELMRLVRTQGILKKDRTNTGTLSIFGHQMRFNLRHGFPLITTKKCHLRSIIYELLWFLNGDTNVSYLRKHKVTIWDEWINEKGDLGPIYGRQWRAWGTADGHYIDQLSDVIFQLKHNPDSRRIIVSAWNVGEINQMALAPCHIIFQFYVANSILSCQLYQRSCDLFLGLPFNIASYALLMHMIAQQCHLQLGEFIWTGGDIHLYRNHLDQTDLQLKRNPRSLPQLIIHRRPKSLFKYQFEDFSLSGYDPYPAIKAPVAI, encoded by the coding sequence ATGAAACAGTATTTAGAATTGATGCGTCTAGTACGCACACAGGGTATATTAAAAAAAGATCGTACTAATACTGGTACATTATCTATTTTCGGTCATCAAATGCGCTTCAATTTACGTCATGGTTTTCCTTTGATCACTACTAAAAAATGCCATCTGCGTTCAATTATCTATGAATTACTCTGGTTCCTTAATGGCGACACTAATGTGAGTTATCTAAGGAAACATAAAGTGACTATTTGGGACGAATGGATAAATGAAAAAGGCGATCTGGGTCCAATTTATGGTCGCCAGTGGCGTGCGTGGGGCACTGCAGACGGACATTACATTGACCAATTAAGCGATGTGATATTTCAATTAAAACATAATCCAGATTCGCGCCGTATTATTGTTTCTGCTTGGAACGTTGGCGAAATTAACCAAATGGCGCTAGCACCATGCCATATAATTTTCCAATTTTATGTTGCTAATAGCATTTTATCATGTCAGCTATATCAACGCTCGTGCGATCTTTTCTTAGGTCTACCGTTTAACATCGCTAGTTACGCGTTACTCATGCATATGATAGCACAACAGTGTCATCTCCAGCTTGGAGAGTTCATCTGGACAGGTGGAGATATCCACCTGTACCGTAACCACCTGGATCAAACAGATCTACAATTAAAACGTAATCCACGATCATTACCACAGCTTATTATTCATCGCCGGCCTAAGTCATTATTTAAATATCAGTTTGAAGATTTCTCTTTGAGCGGTTACGATCCCTATCCTGCCATCAAAGCACCGGTAGCCATCTAA